In Mustela nigripes isolate SB6536 chromosome 10, MUSNIG.SB6536, whole genome shotgun sequence, one DNA window encodes the following:
- the LOC132026055 gene encoding DNA-(apurinic or apyrimidinic site) endonuclease-like, protein MPKRGKKGAVVEDGEEPKIEPEAKKSKAGAKKNEKEAGEGPVLYEDPPDQKTSPNGKSATLKICSWNVDGLRAWIKKKGLDWVKEEAPDILCLQETKCSENKLPVELQELPGLSHQYWSAPSDKEGYSGVGLLSRQCPLKVSYGIGEEEHDQEGRVIVAEFDAFVLVTAYVPNAGRGLVRLEYRQRWDEAFRKFLKGLASRKPLVLCGDLNVAHEEIDLRNPKGNKKNAGFTPQERQGFGELLQAVPLADSFQHLYPNTAYACTFWTYMMNAQSKNVNWRLDYFLLSHSLLPALCDSKIRSKALGSDHCPITLYLAL, encoded by the coding sequence ATGCCGAAGCGTGGGAAAAAGGGAGCCGTGGTAGAAGACGGGGAAGAACCCAAGATTGAGCCAGAAGCCAAGAAAAGTAAGGCGGGAGCAAAGAAAAACGaaaaagaggcaggagaggggccaGTCTTGTATGAGGACCCCCCAGATCAGAAAACCTCGCCCAATGGTAAATCGGCCACCCTCAAGATCTGCTCCTGGAATGTGGATGGGCTTCGAGCCTGGATTAAGAAGAAAGGTTTAGATTGGGTAAAGGAAGAAGCCCCAGATATCCTCTGCCTCCAAGAGACCAAATGTTCAGAGAACAAACTACCAGTTGAACTTCAAGAGTTACCTGGACTATCCCATCAGTACTGGTCAGCTCCTTCAGACAAGGAGGGGTACAGTGGTGTGGGCCTGCTTTCCCGCCAGTGCCCCCTGAAAGTCTCCTATGGCATTGGTGAAGAGGAACATGATCAGGAAGGCCGAGTGATCGTGGCTGAATTTGATGCATTTGTGCTGGTAACAGCCTATGTACCTAATGCAGGCCGAGGTCTGGTACGCTTGGAGTACCGGCAGCGCTGGGATGAAGCCTTTCGCAAATTCCTGAAGGGTTTAGCTTCCCGCAAGCCCCTTGTGCTATGTGGGGACCTCAATGTGGCTCATGAAGAAATCGACCTTCGCAAccccaagggaaacaaaaagaatgCTGGCTTCACTCCACAAGAGCGTCAAGGCTTTGGGGAATTACTACAGGCCGTGCCACTGGCTGACAGTTTCCAGCACCTCTACCCCAACACGGCCTATGCCTGTACCTTTTGGACCTATATGATGAATGCTCAATCCAAAAATGTCAATTGGCGCCTTGATTACTTTTTGTTGTCTCACTCTCTGTTACCTGCATTGTGTGACAGCAAGATCCGTTCCAAGGCCCTGGGTAGTGACCACTGTCCTATCACCCTATACTTAGCACTGTGA